In Halopelagius inordinatus, a single genomic region encodes these proteins:
- a CDS encoding helix-hairpin-helix domain-containing protein has translation MSSEHDGSTDEAQRLSVHLTNGPTVTCGNFKAIAEGVLLFADPGRERVSGFVPYDELRFVLPTGESGEADGGEETDGRDDGEATDADVDVRGAAAAAEAEAREPNPTEETGETGGGDEETTSEASARSQATVEGETGADADRRASTAEDEPLTAVTGIGGAYASVLGDAGLDSLDALAAADATDVSEAAGVSPERAEQWIADAAEASEADVPEDDADDTGAEA, from the coding sequence ATGTCATCCGAACACGACGGTTCGACAGACGAGGCACAGCGACTCTCCGTCCACTTGACGAACGGCCCCACCGTGACCTGCGGGAACTTCAAAGCCATCGCGGAGGGCGTTCTCCTTTTTGCGGACCCGGGACGAGAGCGCGTCTCCGGGTTCGTCCCCTACGACGAACTCCGGTTCGTCCTCCCGACGGGCGAGAGCGGAGAGGCGGACGGAGGCGAGGAGACCGATGGGCGTGACGACGGAGAGGCGACGGACGCGGACGTCGATGTCCGGGGCGCGGCGGCGGCCGCCGAGGCGGAAGCGCGGGAACCGAACCCGACGGAGGAGACGGGAGAGACCGGAGGCGGAGACGAGGAGACGACGTCGGAAGCGTCCGCCCGGTCCCAAGCGACGGTGGAAGGAGAGACGGGCGCCGACGCCGATAGGAGAGCCTCGACGGCGGAGGACGAACCCCTGACCGCGGTTACGGGAATCGGCGGGGCGTACGCCAGCGTCCTCGGAGACGCGGGTCTCGACTCACTCGACGCCCTCGCCGCCGCGGACGCGACGGACGTGAGCGAGGCCGCTGGCGTCAGTCCGGAACGGGCAGAACAGTGGATTGCCGACGCCGCCGAGGCGTCCGAAGCGGACGTTCCGGAAGACGACGCCGACGACACCGGCGCGGAGGCGTAG
- a CDS encoding NAD-dependent epimerase/dehydratase family protein: protein MHVLVVGGTGLISTEITRQLVDSGHDVTVYNRGETEAEIPETVSAVRGDRTDFDRFEAQMRELDPAPDCVIDMVCFTEAEAESAVRAFRGRIDQYVFCSTIDVYHRPPPRNPVTEEAPRRPPVSDYAAGKTAAEDVFFDVHGEAFDVTVLRPWNTYGEGGTLVHTFGMGSSYVDRIREGAPIVVHGDGTSLWGPCHRDDVAAAFVGAVGNEDAHGEAYNVTSDETMTWNQYHRRVASALDAPEPELVHVPTAVLTAVAPERTRMLRDHFQYSTVFENEKAKRELGFEYTVDFETGVRRTVEWLTERDAVESMETDPFEDELVESWRETTEAFVAANRGLAD, encoded by the coding sequence ATGCACGTTCTCGTCGTCGGCGGAACCGGTCTGATAAGCACCGAAATCACCCGACAGTTGGTGGATTCGGGCCACGACGTCACCGTCTACAACCGCGGCGAAACGGAGGCCGAGATTCCCGAAACCGTCTCGGCCGTCCGGGGCGACCGGACCGACTTCGACCGGTTCGAAGCGCAGATGCGCGAACTGGACCCCGCACCCGACTGCGTAATCGACATGGTCTGTTTTACCGAGGCGGAAGCCGAGAGCGCCGTCCGCGCCTTCCGCGGCCGAATCGACCAGTACGTCTTCTGTAGCACCATCGACGTCTACCACCGGCCGCCGCCGCGAAACCCGGTGACCGAAGAGGCCCCTCGTCGCCCGCCCGTCAGCGACTACGCCGCGGGCAAAACCGCCGCCGAAGACGTCTTCTTCGACGTTCACGGGGAGGCGTTCGACGTGACCGTCCTCCGCCCGTGGAACACCTACGGCGAGGGCGGAACGCTCGTCCACACCTTCGGGATGGGGTCGTCCTACGTCGATAGAATCCGCGAGGGCGCGCCCATCGTCGTCCACGGCGACGGCACGTCGCTTTGGGGGCCGTGCCACCGCGACGACGTGGCCGCGGCGTTCGTCGGCGCCGTCGGGAACGAGGACGCCCACGGCGAGGCGTACAACGTTACGAGCGACGAGACGATGACGTGGAACCAGTACCACAGGCGCGTCGCGTCTGCGCTCGATGCGCCCGAACCGGAGTTGGTCCACGTGCCGACCGCGGTTCTCACCGCCGTCGCGCCCGAACGGACGCGGATGCTCCGGGACCACTTCCAGTACAGCACAGTCTTCGAAAACGAGAAGGCCAAACGCGAGTTGGGGTTCGAGTACACCGTCGACTTCGAGACGGGCGTCCGCCGGACCGTCGAGTGGTTGACCGAGAGAGATGCCGTCGAGTCGATGGAGACGGATCCGTTCGAGGACGAACTCGTCGAGTCGTGGCGCGAGACGACCGAGGCGTTCGTCGCGGCGAACCGGGGACTCGCGGACTGA
- a CDS encoding ZIP family metal transporter, translated as MNAAELFVSLFGTDPLILGLAGGAFIALCNTVGALAIVVYPNPSERTLDAALGFAAGVMLSASFTSLLLPGIELGGPFPVFVGFALGVVLLDKADDWAPNVQQVVTGRRVDPSDGRMASVVLFIVAITLHNMPEGLAVGVGFGSGDIGNAVALMLAIGAQNVPEGLAVSLAARSAGLGSYFYAGIAGIRAGLVEIPLAVVGAVAAAFVAPVVPYAMGFAAGGMLFVISHEIVPETHARGHEHVATIGLMVGVAVMLYLDVTLG; from the coding sequence ATGAACGCCGCGGAACTTTTCGTCTCCCTGTTCGGGACCGACCCCCTGATACTCGGACTGGCCGGGGGCGCGTTCATCGCGCTCTGTAACACGGTGGGCGCACTCGCCATCGTCGTCTACCCGAATCCGAGCGAACGGACGTTAGACGCCGCACTCGGCTTCGCCGCGGGCGTCATGCTCTCTGCGAGTTTCACGAGTCTCCTGCTCCCGGGCATCGAACTCGGCGGGCCGTTTCCGGTGTTCGTCGGCTTCGCACTCGGCGTTGTCCTCCTCGACAAGGCCGACGACTGGGCGCCGAACGTCCAACAGGTCGTCACCGGCCGCCGAGTCGATCCCTCGGACGGCAGGATGGCGTCCGTCGTCCTCTTTATCGTCGCCATCACCCTCCACAACATGCCGGAGGGACTCGCCGTCGGGGTCGGATTCGGGTCCGGCGATATCGGCAACGCCGTCGCCCTCATGCTCGCCATCGGCGCGCAGAACGTCCCCGAGGGTCTGGCCGTCTCACTCGCCGCCCGGAGCGCCGGCCTCGGGTCGTACTTCTACGCCGGTATCGCGGGGATACGCGCCGGTCTCGTCGAGATTCCGCTGGCCGTCGTCGGCGCCGTCGCCGCGGCGTTCGTCGCGCCCGTCGTCCCCTACGCGATGGGCTTTGCCGCGGGCGGAATGCTGTTCGTCATCAGCCACGAGATCGTTCCCGAGACGCACGCGCGCGGCCACGAACACGTCGCCACCATCGGTCTCATGGTCGGCGTCGCCGTCATGCTCTATCTCGACGTCACGCTCGGGTAG
- a CDS encoding universal stress protein — MFQRILLPTDGTESMQTVVETAADIATRRDAEVHVLYVVDDRAFLTLQEEMQADVLAELEGEAETATDRAATRLSEAGISVTEAVRKGDPADEILAYADEMDADLITMGTRRGDYTKNLIGSVSQKVVAGSSVPVLTANLNGDGE, encoded by the coding sequence ATGTTCCAGCGAATCCTGTTGCCCACGGACGGAACCGAGTCGATGCAGACGGTCGTCGAAACAGCCGCGGACATCGCCACGCGGAGAGACGCGGAGGTACACGTCCTCTACGTCGTCGACGACCGAGCCTTTCTGACACTCCAAGAGGAGATGCAAGCGGACGTACTCGCCGAACTCGAAGGCGAGGCCGAAACCGCGACCGACCGTGCGGCGACCCGCCTCTCCGAGGCGGGCATCTCCGTCACCGAAGCCGTACGGAAGGGAGACCCCGCCGACGAGATTCTCGCGTACGCCGACGAGATGGACGCCGACCTGATAACGATGGGGACGCGCCGCGGCGACTACACGAAGAACCTCATCGGAAGCGTCTCGCAGAAAGTCGTCGCCGGGTCGAGCGTTCCGGTCTTGACCGCGAACCTCAACGGCGACGGGGAGTGA
- the msrB gene encoding peptide-methionine (R)-S-oxide reductase MsrB yields the protein MSERATETDDVPNSEDQWRERLSDEEYEILRERGTEPRFSGEHLDRSEDGQYLCAGCGAELFDSETKYDSGCGWPAFFAANDDNVETETDTRHGMRRIEVLCKNCGGHLGHVFDDGPDPTGKRYCINSVAIDFESDEN from the coding sequence ATGAGCGAACGCGCGACGGAGACAGACGACGTGCCGAACAGCGAAGACCAGTGGCGCGAACGACTGAGCGACGAAGAGTACGAGATTCTGCGAGAACGCGGGACCGAACCTCGGTTCAGCGGCGAGCATCTGGACCGCTCCGAGGACGGCCAGTATCTCTGTGCGGGGTGCGGCGCGGAACTGTTCGACTCCGAGACGAAGTACGACTCCGGATGCGGGTGGCCTGCCTTCTTCGCCGCGAACGACGACAACGTCGAGACGGAGACGGACACCCGCCACGGGATGCGCCGCATCGAGGTGCTCTGTAAGAACTGCGGCGGCCACCTCGGACACGTCTTCGACGACGGCCCGGACCCCACCGGGAAACGCTACTGCATCAACTCCGTCGCCATCGACTTCGAGAGCGACGAGAACTGA
- a CDS encoding RAD55 family ATPase, translating into MRIPSGVSGFDHLIEGGFLPQRLYVLSGPPGSGKTTFTAQFIAEGLRNGENCMYITMHETQEELVNDMSGYDFGFETLTSSEQFRFINLVSQKGKHLLNQFSQGNNPSSVQSLTDKIVAFVNSRQVDRLVVDSTMLLRLFFADGDEEMTRFLTALKQGEATTLLISEMTDPSSYSDEHYLAHGVVFFHNYLEATGMTRGIQVVKMRGTDIDCDIRSLEFSDEGLVVDPTKRVDL; encoded by the coding sequence ATGCGGATTCCGAGTGGGGTTAGCGGGTTCGACCACCTCATCGAAGGTGGGTTCCTCCCCCAACGACTCTACGTGTTGTCAGGTCCGCCGGGAAGTGGAAAGACCACGTTCACGGCGCAGTTCATCGCCGAGGGGCTTCGTAACGGCGAAAACTGCATGTACATTACGATGCACGAGACGCAAGAGGAACTGGTAAACGACATGTCGGGGTACGACTTCGGCTTCGAGACGCTCACGTCCTCCGAGCAGTTCCGGTTCATCAATCTCGTGAGCCAGAAGGGAAAGCACCTGCTGAACCAGTTCTCGCAGGGGAACAACCCTTCGAGCGTCCAGAGTCTCACCGACAAGATCGTGGCGTTCGTCAACTCACGGCAGGTCGACCGCCTCGTCGTCGATTCGACGATGCTGCTTCGGCTCTTTTTCGCCGACGGCGACGAGGAGATGACGAGGTTCCTCACGGCGTTGAAACAAGGGGAGGCGACGACGCTTCTCATCTCGGAGATGACCGACCCGAGTTCGTACTCGGACGAACACTACCTCGCACACGGCGTCGTCTTCTTCCACAACTACCTCGAAGCGACGGGGATGACGCGCGGGATACAGGTCGTGAAGATGCGCGGGACCGATATCGACTGCGACATCCGCTCTCTCGAATTCTCCGACGAGGGGTTGGTGGTCGACCCGACAAAGCGCGTGGACCTGTAG
- a CDS encoding aldo/keto reductase: protein MDDEPEIRTLGDANVPAVGLGTMGLDTPSDAEAVTAAVEMGYRHVDTAQIYGNESVVGDAIAVSDVPREDVFLATKVWADNLAYDDVIESTRESMDRLGVDYLDLLYVHRPIDAYDPAETLSAFDRLRDEGLIRHVGVSNFEVAELATARAHLDAPIAAHQTEYHPLFSRPELLEDAREHGTVPVAYSPMAGGKVTEVDDVVAVAEKHGTTPQAVSLAWLRAKGMAVVPKSSSTPHLRANLDAATGLALDEADVARIDAVEREVELYPE, encoded by the coding sequence ATGGACGACGAACCGGAGATTCGGACGCTCGGAGACGCGAACGTCCCCGCGGTCGGACTGGGAACGATGGGTCTCGACACGCCGTCGGACGCCGAGGCGGTGACGGCGGCCGTGGAGATGGGCTATCGACACGTGGACACCGCACAGATTTACGGCAACGAGTCCGTCGTCGGCGACGCGATAGCCGTCTCCGACGTTCCGCGCGAAGACGTGTTCCTCGCGACGAAGGTGTGGGCGGACAACCTCGCGTACGACGACGTCATCGAGAGCACGCGCGAGAGCATGGACAGACTCGGCGTGGACTACCTCGACCTGCTGTACGTCCACCGCCCCATCGACGCGTACGACCCCGCGGAGACGCTCTCGGCGTTCGACCGCCTCCGCGACGAGGGCCTGATTCGCCACGTCGGCGTGAGCAACTTCGAGGTGGCGGAGTTGGCGACGGCGCGCGCCCACCTCGACGCGCCCATCGCGGCCCACCAGACGGAGTACCACCCGCTTTTCTCTCGGCCCGAACTCCTCGAAGACGCGCGGGAACACGGAACCGTCCCGGTGGCGTACTCGCCGATGGCGGGCGGGAAGGTGACGGAGGTAGACGACGTCGTCGCGGTGGCGGAGAAACACGGGACGACGCCGCAGGCGGTCAGTCTGGCGTGGCTCCGAGCCAAGGGGATGGCGGTCGTTCCGAAGTCGAGTTCGACGCCGCACCTCCGCGCGAACCTCGATGCGGCGACCGGTCTCGCTCTCGACGAGGCGGACGTAGCGCGCATCGACGCCGTCGAACGCGAGGTCGAACTGTACCCCGAGTGA